A segment of the Coffea arabica cultivar ET-39 chromosome 8c, Coffea Arabica ET-39 HiFi, whole genome shotgun sequence genome:
GGTTTTAGCCGTTTTGGCCATGAGTGAAAAGATGAAATGGAAAAGAAGGATACTTACTGTTGACTACGGAATTGAACGAAGATGATGACTTCGGCTGTGATCTCGGCGAGAAAGGCTGACCTCGGCAACACTCACGAAGTTGGCAAGTCCtagcaaaagaggaaaaagtgTGAGATGTCCGGTGGAGGGGACCCCCCATTTATAGGGGTCTGGGAGAACCCGAGGAGGCGGCAAGAAAGCTAAAAGACGGTCACGTTCAAAGTTCAAAACgtcccccctctctctctcctcattaaTATCCCGTCCTTTCATCTGACACCCTCTCTGCACGAAGCGTCCCACTATTTCACGACGCGACGGTTCCTCGTAACCGCCCTGCTCATCACGTCCTATCAACTAATTCGCCCACGTGCCACGTCCCCGCGTCTTCCGGAGCAGTTACAGGACCCTTACTGTGAATGACTTCTGTTCAACAATGACTTCGACTCAACAACGACTTCTAATGACTTCGGCTCAAGGAATCCTCGGTACCTCCCAGGCCCAGAACTTCCGAGGCTTGGGGGGCTTATTGAGGATGCTCACCCCGGCCACCCTCTACGGCCGAGGTGATCCCCCCACCTTGTCCTTCTAATGAGCTCGACGGGTCCCAGGTCTACTGCTTAGGTGGCCTCCACCTCTCAGGCTTCCACCTCGGCTGCAAGCTGATGATGTCAACCTACCTGACATCCTTCAAGGccagtgctttatctgaaaagcacctGGGAGACTTAATGACCACTGCGTAAAGCTCCTCTTCTCCCTGCCCaggcggctacagtgtcagTGTCAGGTCTCATGGCAGGGAACAGAGCCGTAATACCAGGACGTGGGTCCCACTAGCATGCGCTCTCCGGCCTACCTTTCACTTTcactctataaatacccctcacCTACTCTCAACAAGTAGGCATACTGTTCACTCACTCATACTCTTATTcttctcgttctcatactaacttgatcgttGGAGTGATCCCAGGGGAAGAGCCCCGCCTCCCACTTCGGACTAGTAGCCTCACTTTACCCGAGGAGATACAATCGAGTTCACCTCACCACATTTACGAGAGGGCTGATTTCGGTTGGACTAATTACCcgccaaaaatcacctcttcagtTCTCATATACGGAAATTTGACATTTAGATATATATAATTCATTGCAATTGTGATATACTTATGTTGTTGAGTGATTCTGTGAAGGATGGTGTGAAATTCTGAAGAGATATTTTGTcctttgattttgtttttgcCTGTGGACAGCAATTAGGATGGACTCTTTGCCAGCCATAACAAAATCCAAGGGTTGGATGAGGGCATAGCTCTTAAAAGAGTAGAGCCAAAGGAATGCCTCAAAATCCCAAAGATACAAAGCATGCAAAATTAGTAGTTTGACAAAAGTATATCATCTCCCTAAGTGTAAATAGAATAGGAGATCCCTGCAAGACAATATTATGATCAATTGTCACTGTTACATGTCACAACCCAATTTGGAAAAAGAAGCAATAAGTCAAAGTTATGCATTGATTCCTGTTCAAATTGGGCAATAAATCGAAGTTATATATTGATTCTTTTTCTTGTAAATGGCTGTGGAAAAACTAAAGCAGCAGAGATATCACCTACGAAATTTACACAAAGATAGACAGATTTGGGGGCTACGTGGGATTTGCATTATTTCAATGTAGTGTTTAAGGGATGTTACAAGAATATCCTCCAGTTGGAAGCTAATCCATGAACTGGTCCAGGTGAGCTTCTAAAAATTTGGACTAAATTGAATTATCAAGCTGGTTTTTCGGACCAAGTTTAGAAATCGTTTACCAAGAAAATGAGAGAAGAGgggtaaaatgaaaaaaaaaaagaaaaagaaaataaactcaTCAGTTTATTTACTTCTATTTCCAGCAAGGTACGAGAAAGAAAAATATCCAACAACAAAAAATATTGGATGGAAATCCGGGCTTGACTACAGAAAAAAGCTTTACCACTCAAGTTTCTACTCAAAACCCCTGAAGTTCAACCTTCCattccaaaacaaaaattacGCCATTGCTTTCCAAAGTTTTCAAGATGTTTAttacaagcaaaagaaaattgaaggagAAAAATCCCAATGTGGAAATGCATATTCCGAAcaaggtcaaaagtcaaacaaaattcATCGGAAATAATTACCCTGTCAAAAAATCTGAAGGTCACTTTCACATTGAAGAATTACCATGGCCAGGAAGAAGACTGGTAGACGGAGGTGTACTTGTGACTACGTTGTAAGCACTTTGAACGTTAGCTAAAAGCAGAATAGTGAGAGGTGGATGCATTAACCAATCACTAGTTATCTAGACAAAGACTAATAATATGGAAATATTGATTCTTGATTCAAATTTGCATCATTAATCTGACAGCTAGGTTTTAGGGAGATGTTTTCATGCATGAGGTCATGCATGTCTAGGTAGCTGGAGAAGAATAAAGAGTAGAAGAAATAAGGTTTATTACCAGTCAGAGGAAGCGTCTGTTTGCAAGACAAGTACAAGATGATGGGAAGTCCAAGAAGAGAATATCTTGAAGATGTTGCAATAATTGCAGGGTTAATTGGGATGCAATTTATGTATGCAGGAAACTCAATTTTGGTTAGTTATCTCATGTTAACGGGATTTACACCTGCATCTCTCATCATCCTGTCTTCCTTGGCCACGTTTGTGATTCTATTGCCTTTCTCCGTAATTTTTGAAAGGTATGCTTCTTTTCCCCAATCTTTGCAGACAGGCATTAGTAAGTTTTTCGGCTAACgatttatttttgttcatgGTACAGGAGGCTGTGGCCAAGGAAATTCCGTCTGAAGCTATGGGTACAGctggttttaatttcttttggagGGTACGTAAAAGAAGATTGTTTACCTTTTCTCATTAGTTACTAGACGTTCCTTGTTTCCTGACATGCATAGATTAACCATAGGAATGCATAGAattgcttctttcttttttttctttttctgttcttcCTCCTTTGTGGTTGCCTTTTTAGTTGACCATACTGAAATGTTTTACAAGTAGAACCTGGAGAGGAGAATGAAAATTTTAGGCAGAAGAACATGTTTTTCATAATACTTCAGATGTTGAAAGGCAAAACCTTCTTGCACTCACAAGCTAAACGATATTCACATTTCTCTCCTCCGTTGTCTTCCTAGCCACAGCGCTTTCTTGAATTTCAAATGGCATGTTATGCTTTTAGGGACATGATTTGCCTAGGAAAAACTAAACGGAAGTTTCTTTTTGGAGGTTTCACTCTTCAAGGCCAAGTAGTCGAGTAAATTATCTATCCATTTGTTGTTTGGATGGCAGGGTGACATTATTCCAATCTCTGTTCCTGAAGGGCATCAGTCTTACTTCACCAGCAATGGCAACAGCCATGCCAAACATTGCTCCAGGATTCATATTTTTCATTGCTTGGGCTCTCAGGTATAAGCAATCtggttttgatttttgtgttaCAATTACTGACAAACCAAAACTACCAACTGctacaaaatgaaaaaacttaATTCAGAACTCATGATAAGTTGCAGCATACTTGGGGATGAATGGAAGCAAACAAAGAGTAGAAACTTAAAGAATACCTGAATATGTATTcagagaggaaacaaaaaatgTCTATTGCAGAATGCAGATTAATTTCGAGAGAAGGTTTAGGAGACGAGCAGTATAGGCAAAGTACGTTTCAAGTCGAGAACTCTTTGGACGGATTTGTAACTTCTCATGAGTAAATTAATCAGAGAATTTAATCAGGACGAATCAAGTTCAGACTCATCGAAAATACAGAAATATTACATAATCCAATTGATTGCGGTTAGTGATATATTACCCAGGATATATCCATGAGTTTCTTAAAAGATGGACACTTCGTGTGCAGGTTGGAGAAAGTTGAGTTAGGCTGCATATATAGCAAAGCAAAAATTGCAGGAACACTGCTGTGTGTTGCCGGTGCTGTTATAATGAGCCTTACGCAAAGTACCTTGGGTAGTCATAAAGCAAGAGAAGCTCATTTATCAGTACCACCTACACTGTCACGAAACTTATTTGACGAGCGAAAGATCATGGGTTGCTTTTATCTCATGGCAGCCGTCTTCGTCCTATCAAGCACTATTATCTTACAGGTAATTGAATGTTCCCCAGTAGTAGAAGAGATTGAAGAAACTATGCATTTTTTCTAATTCCTAACTTTGTGCTTTTTTGGTCTGATCGTGTTACAGGCTACAACATTAAGGAATTTCCCAGCTCCGATATCCTTATCTACAATAACAACTTTAATAGGGGTGGTATTGACTGGAATTGCCCAGTTGATTCAAGATGGCAGATTAGATATTGGATGGCCCTTGTTAAGCATCAAAGATATCATGTGCTACTCTGTACTGGTAAAGTACTTATCCTCCCAAGTtgcccttcttcttctttttttttttttttttttggttttccttGTTAAAGAGATGAACTACACAACAAAGGGCAAGAATAATATATCAATATGGTCTTTTGATTCTATGTCACGTTCATGAACCACGTGATTATTTccaagaaatgaaaaagaaagagcctTGATCATTGAATACATCATTAAAGTTTCTTTCCAGTTTAAATAGTTGCCTTTGAACGATGGCTAAATTCCTTGACCTTTTACTGCAACAGGCAGGAAGCATCAGTGGAGCATGTGTTACCTTCAATATATGGGCAATGAAGAAAAGAGGGCCAGTTCTGGTGTCCATTTTTAGTCCCATTGGAACTGTCGTGTCGCTAGCCTTTTCAGTAATCACCTTAGGAAGCTCCATTACCGTAGGAAGGTATCACGAATCAAATACCAAATCATGCTTTAAATTTTACTTCTCAACCAGGAGCCTCAAACATCGATAATCTAACCACTAGATGTCTTTCCACAGTCTCGCAGGCATGTCCATCATGTTTACTGGTCTCTATAGTGTACTATGGGCTAAAGGGAAGGAAGGATTCTCCGAGAATAACAACTCCTCAGAAAGTGAGTACGATGTGGAGAAGCCTCTCTTATCTTGACATTATCTACTTTGATTGTTTAGATGTAATCTATCAACTATTATTGTACAGGATAGGGAACATATCCCCAAGAATTGGTGATATGAATTTTAGGTTCGATTAAGTTATAATGTGATATACAAGAACAGAAAACTAAAGATCCCAGATTATAATTTCAGACAGAAAATTACTAACATAGTTAGTTTTGAATACTACTAACAGTTTTCAGTGCATAGTTGAAAGTCCGAAGTACCAATCCTAGTATGTTTCTGCAGCTCCATGATGCACACAATATACGTCATACAACGGTTGATTCTGGATGCAAGACAGTAAAGGATCTATACCATTATTGTAGATCTTAAACTAAATTTTGGCATAATGCTGGCAGCAGAGATCAGTGCTTTTGGTACAGCACACTTGAAAGAGTAATCGGGTTTGTGCAAGGATAAAGTTCATGTACGTGACAATGGATTATGGCTGCAAAGCACTGTGActgacttctttttttttttttttttttttgacgttTTGAGGAGGAAAACTTTGAACAACTGATTTTTTTAGTCCTTTTTTGATGGGCTGAAAGGATTGAGTTTGTGTTTGAGTTTCAGTGCAGAGATGAATTTCCAGTCATGGTAGCTTAGTACGATGCTCAGGATGGAAACCTGACTTTTTGACTAACTGAATATCATGCATATGTTTCTCTCAATCAACTTATGGTAATGAGTATATTTGTTCCTCGTTTTGTTTAAGGGAATGGCAGGCAGAACATTCCACAAACGCTTGAAAGATCAAGAGAATTTGAACCCCTGAGTTCGAAGGAAACGCAATTAATCCCACAAGACACCATTCACTTGCCTGATTTCCAGTTCAATTAGCTCCAAAAGTAACCGAAAACTAATAGTACTAAACACTATTTAGACCTAATTAAGCATCAGATTTAGTGTAGTTAAGACAAGGTAAGCTCCTAAGTGAAATCGTTTGAAAAGCCAACGTAAGTACACATTCTTATCAGTAATCTGTCTCTAGGTGATGCCAAGTTGTTGGATAAACAGCAAAGGAACCTATCTTGCTAGACCTCACCAGATAGTTTGCATTTTGCAAATTAGGTGTGATCAATTTTGAGATAGATTGTTAGAACTTGATTTGACCAATAAGATGTGTTGATTGCCTGTAGTTCTACAACTGAGACCGTGAGTTTATTCCACAAGTATGTCCACCCCCCCTCCCCCACACAACAAGCCCACATATAAGAAGTTAAAGAACGCAATTCTTGATGGACTTGTTCCCTGGGTAAAAAGTAAATACTGGGAGGATAATAATACTGCGAGACACAGACTGAGGATAACATCATATACTTACATGATTGATTTATTTCTCTAATCTTGTTGCAAAGCTTCCAATACAAATTGATAAAGGGTTGAGGGTCTGTTTGCAAACAAGTTTTTGGCGTTTGTCttttacaagttttttaacaactttaactacaataatctcaaaaaactcctcaaaatttttaaactatatacttcaaaatagtcaaaattttttcaaagttttagataaatatccaaaaaactcATTTGTCAAACGGGATCTGAGTTTATACTTCTGGTCATGGCCACTGGTTTAATATATTTAAACCATCATTTTCTTATTGCCACTGGTTTAACATATTTAAACCTTTGAGAGATCAATGATTCAAATCTTATCTTCCACCAAATGTCACAATATGTGGCTTCTCTAAAAAAATCTATATGAGTGCGTAGTACACCTGTCTGATCCAATAGTAATTCAGTTTCCATTGATTCCCTATAGACTCAGTTGGACCTCCCCGTAGTTAGGATAGAATAGGATAATATATATAAAGTCCCCTTAGATGTCCCTATTGGTCCCCCGTAAACACAATTGAGCCTTCTCTTAGATTAGTATAAAGTAGGATGATGTAAATAAAATTCCCTTAGATTAGGATAAAGTAGGATAATATAGATAATGTGACGAcgacaaaagaaaaaaccatCATTTTCACTTGAGCATAGGCCTCTCAAATTAAGATAAAATAGGATAATATAGATAAAATCCCCTTAAATTAGGATAGAACGGGATAATACGGATAAAGTGCGGATGAAAAAAAAACATCATTTTCACTTGAGCATCGGCATAGACTTCTGCTTTTCTCTAAGCTTTGAACAGCTTCTGAGACCATGACTTTGTCGGCTTGCCTTTTTAACACTTCTATCCGACAGTATCGATGGAATATTCTCTCTAATTTTCATCTTCATACGCCGTAAGTTTAGCTTCATTGTTGGGGCCAGCATaacatttttttaattgaaaaaaaggaaaatcgtccaaaacgtcttttactaaaataatttttttgtccttcacttttaaaagtgtaattttatatcccttacatattcacatcgatcaaatttagtccctaactagattttcgatcattttttagtcggaatccatcacgtgcaaggcacgtaatcatttttgaagggtaaatttgtcaaattatattttacataatttaATCTATAGTCCtacattttataaaacaaaatttttcgtccctcatattttataaaataattttttcatccctcacatttcacaaaatgaatttctccattcctcacattttcaaaaaatgaatattttcatccctcattaatTATGTGTGTAAGGGAAAccctaaaatatatatatatatatatatatatatatatgtgtgtgtgtgtgtgtgaatacattttatttaaacacatatatatgtctatttgattttgctttaataatacaaatagaataaatatatgtatatgtctatttgatttcacttaacaatatgaataccatatattatacgtgatcatttgatttTATCTGATATTAGCTAGTAAAAAATCTTGCATTCATTGTCAAGTTGGTCAATAAAgttattttcggtcaaaatacaataagaatatgcaaattaaggttctattggtaaatattagtcataatcatacaaaaagagaagatagcccacaaattgggcccaattacatacatgtgtttatgctattattattaaataaaatcaaatagacatatacatgtgtttaaaaaaaatgtattcacacacataattagtgagaaataaaaaaattcattttttgaaatgtgagggatggagaaattcattttgtgaaatgtgtgggatgaaaaaaattattttataaaatgtgagggacgaaaaaaaatttattttataaaatgtggaggactatagatcaaattatgtaaaatataatttgataaattcaaattaatccaaaatttttagCAAGAAAGCCTAATGAAATTTTCTCCATAACTATAATTAAAAACTCATTACCAAATAACTTATTGAAGGAAAAATCTAGTACTGCATAACTTTGTACTATAAGTAGTTAATTTTTGGCATGGCATGGCATGGCCTGTGCTCAAATTTTCAGTATATAGAAGTATGTGTATGTGTAGTGGCGGTGTGGTTGAGAGGCGGCGGGGTAGCACCACAAGTGGTAGAAACAGTCTCTCCACCACTTAAAAACGACACCCTCCACTTGTCAGACACTGGCTATCACTCTACTCCGCTCCTCTACTCTTAACTAACTTCACTCTCTTCTCATCCACAACCAACTaacttcgactaa
Coding sequences within it:
- the LOC113706715 gene encoding WAT1-related protein At5g47470-like isoform X2: MMGSPRREYLEDVAIIAGLIGMQFMYAGNSILVSYLMLTGFTPASLIILSSLATFVILLPFSVIFERRLWPRKFRLKLWVQLVLISFGGVTLFQSLFLKGISLTSPAMATAMPNIAPGFIFFIAWALRLEKVELGCIYSKAKIAGTLLCVAGAVIMSLTQSTLGSHKAREAHLSVPPTLSRNLFDERKIMGCFYLMAAVFVLSSTIILQATTLRNFPAPISLSTITTLIGVVLTGIAQLIQDGRLDIGWPLLSIKDIMCYSVLAGSISGACVTFNIWAMKKRGPVLVSIFSPIGTVVSLAFSVITLGSSITVGSLAGMSIMFTGLYSVLWAKGKEGFSENNNSSETP
- the LOC113706715 gene encoding WAT1-related protein At5g47470-like isoform X1, translated to MMGSPRREYLEDVAIIAGLIGMQFMYAGNSILVSYLMLTGFTPASLIILSSLATFVILLPFSVIFERRLWPRKFRLKLWVQLVLISFGGVTLFQSLFLKGISLTSPAMATAMPNIAPGFIFFIAWALRLEKVELGCIYSKAKIAGTLLCVAGAVIMSLTQSTLGSHKAREAHLSVPPTLSRNLFDERKIMGCFYLMAAVFVLSSTIILQATTLRNFPAPISLSTITTLIGVVLTGIAQLIQDGRLDIGWPLLSIKDIMCYSVLAGSISGACVTFNIWAMKKRGPVLVSIFSPIGTVVSLAFSVITLGSSITVGSLAGMSIMFTGLYSVLWAKGKEGFSENNNSSESEYDVEKPLLS